A segment of the Candidatus Brevundimonas phytovorans genome:
CCAGCCCGACGTCAGGTCAACCTTCGCCGGAACCGTCCTTGGATTGCAGGCTCTTCAGCACGGCGAAAGGCGAGATTTCACCGGGCTCCGGGGGCTGTTCAAACACCGCGCCCGGCTTGCGCGGGAAGGGATCGAGGCTCAGCGCCAGCTGCTCGACGGCGTATTGGCCCAGGTCCAGGCTGCCGCCTTCGATCTGATCCGGCGAATCGTCGTCCAGCTCCAGATCGATTTCGCCGTCCTCATCAGGCTCGCGCTCGGTCGCCTCGACCATCTGCACCGAGAACTTGCGATCGATATGGACCGGCAGGGGCTCCAGCGTCAGGCCGCAGGTCTGAACCGCATCGGCCACGACCCGCCCGTCCAGACGCCAGCCCGACACGGTCGGGACCAGGTTGATGTCCACCTCGAACAGGTCGAGCGCCTGAAGATCCAGGGCGCGCGCGATCCGTTTGACGGCCTCGGCGTCCGGCGTCAGGCGGCGCTGCACGCCGGCGCCGATGTGGTGAAGCCTCAGCGGCTCGCTGTAGGGCAGCGGTGGAAGGTCGTTCATGCGGTGATCTCCGCCCAGGCCGGGGCCTTGGACACGGTTTCAAACGACTGCGTCGCCAGATTCTGACGCGAAGTCACGGCGTAACGCGCTAGGGCCTGCGCGGTCGCGGCGTCAGCGCTTTCATAGACGTTCTTGGCCAGCGACACAGCCAGGGCCTCGACGTCCTCGGCGCGCAGCGGACCTTCGTAGGCGCTCATGCGGCCATACAGGGACTCGCCCAGCTTGCGCATCTTCTTGCCGACCGAGACGTCGCCGACGCCCAGTTCGCGCAGCGTGTTGTCCAGCGACGAGATATAGGTGTCGAACAGCCTCTGCGCCGCGACCTCGCCGCGCTCGCCGTCCTGCTTCAGTCGCAGGAACAGAATCAGGACGTGCAGGGTGTAGAGCTCGAACCGGGCGTCGATCTGATCGGTCACGCCGAGGGCGGTGTAAAAAGCAGGCTGGCGGGCTTGCGCCACCGCCAGGGCATACAGGGCGTCACCCTGGCGCTCATCGGGCCGTTGTCGGAAGAGATTTCTTAGCATGAGCAACAGCCCCTTTTTCGCCGCGCCGTTGCACTAGGACGCAGCGCCGGTTAGGTCAAAGACCTTGTTATGCTGAGGCGGACGCGGATGCCCCGAATTACACCGATCTTCGCTGCTGTTGCGCTGGCCGCCGCTGCCGGCGCCTGCGCGCCCGTTGTCGCCACCCAGGGCTTCCAGGCGATCGACGCCAAGCCTCAGGATGTCGTGGCCGGCACCGACACTCGGGAAACCGTCCTGGCGCGACTGGGGTCGCCCTCGACCACCTCGACCTTCGAGCCCGACACCGTTTGGTACTACCTGACCCAGACGACCGAGCGTTACACCTACAACAAGCCGCAGGTGTCGCAGCGTTCGGTGACTGAGATCACCTTCAACAAGGCCGACGGCAAGGTCGCCGCCGTCCGCACCCTGGGCCTCGAGGACGGTCGCCAGATCGCCATGGAGCGGCGCGAGACGCCGACCCGCGGCCGTCAGCTGACGATTCTGGAACAACTGCTGGGCAACGTCGGCCGTGGCCAACTGCCGCGCACCGAAGAAGACGTTCCCGGCCAGCGTCGCCCGGACTAAGGGCAGGCCGCTTCACCCGCGGCAGCCCTCTTCGGCCTCAAGCCGCGAGCGACCGCGTCGCGAGCATAGGCCTCTTAAAAAAGCGCCCCGAGGAGCGATCCCCGGGGCCTTTTTCGTCAGACGATCTTCCCGCTCGCCAGCACCGCCAGCAGCAGCAGGGCCACGATGTTGGTGATCTTGATCATCGGGTTCACCGCCGGACCGGAGGTGTCCTTGTAGGGATCGCCCACGGTGTCGCCCGTAACGGCGGCCTTGTGCGCCTCCGAACCCTTGCCGTGGACGACGCCGTTCTTGTCGGTGAAGCCTTCCTCGATCAGCTTCTTGGCGTTGTCCCAGGCGCCGCCGCCCGAGGTCATCGAGATGGCCACGAACAGGCCCGTCACGATCACCCCCATCAGCATGGCCCCCAGGGCGGCGAAGGCGTTGGCCTTGTCCGGCTGGATGAACAGCACCACCACGAACAGGACGATCGGCGACAGCACCGGCAGCAGGCTGGGCACGATCATCTCGCGGATCGCCGCACTGGTCAGGATGTCCACGGCCTTGCCGTACTCTGGCTTGGTCTCGAACGTCATGATGCCCGGATTCTCGCGGAACTGACGACGCACCTCGGCCACGACGGCCTCGGCGGCGCGCCCCACGGCCGTCATCGACATGCCGCCGAACAGGAAGGGCAGAGCCCCGCCGAACAGCAGGCCTACGACGACGTAGGGGTTGGACAGGTCAAAGGCGACCGCCCCCATGCCATGGAAGAAGCTGCCCGGCGCGGCCTCGGCCGAGAAATGCTTCAGGTCTTCCACATAGGCGGCGAACAGGACCAGCGCCCCCAGGCCCGCCGAACCGATGGCGTAGCCCTTGGTCACGGCCTTGGTGGTGTTGCCCACGGCGTCCAGCGCGTCAGTCGAGACACGGACGTCCGACGGCAGGCCCGCCATCTCGGCGATGCCGCCGGCGTTGTCGGTGACGGGACCAAAGGCGTCCAGCGCCACGATCATCCCCGCCACGCCCAGCATGGTCGTGGTGGCGATGGCGATGCCGAACAGGCCCGCCAGTTGGAAGGCCGCAACGATGCCGACGATGATGGTCAGCGCCGGCAGGGCCGTGGACTCCAGCGACACAGCCAACCCCTGGATCACATTGGTGCCGTGGCCCGACACCGATGCGTTGGCCACCGACTTGACGGGGCGGAAGCCCGTGCCGGTGTAGAACTCGGTGATGACCACGATGGCCGCCGTGACCAGCAGACCGACGACGCCGGCCCAGAACAGGTTCATC
Coding sequences within it:
- a CDS encoding ubiquinol-cytochrome C chaperone family protein; its protein translation is MLRNLFRQRPDERQGDALYALAVAQARQPAFYTALGVTDQIDARFELYTLHVLILFLRLKQDGERGEVAAQRLFDTYISSLDNTLRELGVGDVSVGKKMRKLGESLYGRMSAYEGPLRAEDVEALAVSLAKNVYESADAATAQALARYAVTSRQNLATQSFETVSKAPAWAEITA
- a CDS encoding DUF177 domain-containing protein; translated protein: MNDLPPLPYSEPLRLHHIGAGVQRRLTPDAEAVKRIARALDLQALDLFEVDINLVPTVSGWRLDGRVVADAVQTCGLTLEPLPVHIDRKFSVQMVEATEREPDEDGEIDLELDDDSPDQIEGGSLDLGQYAVEQLALSLDPFPRKPGAVFEQPPEPGEISPFAVLKSLQSKDGSGEG
- a CDS encoding sodium-translocating pyrophosphatase, whose product is MTNYLWLVIAAGALGVLYGAVQTAVLMKAGTGNDRMREIAAAIQEGASAYLKRQYTTIGMVGVVILVAAFLLIGPWAALGFLIGAVLSGAAGFAGMLISVRANVRTAQAASESLAKGLDLAFRSGAITGMFVAGGALLGVSGYYAFMTQGMGFESTSRTVVDGLVALGFGASLISIFARLGGGIFTKGADVGGDMVGKVEAGIPEDDPRNAATIADNVGDNVGDCAGMAADLFETYAVTTVATMVLAAIFFRNQPYVEVMMLLPLAICGICIVTSIIGSFFVRLGKGGNIMGALYQGLIVTGVLSVVAVWWVINQLLPGAVETSGGLLIQPMNLFWAGVVGLLVTAAIVVITEFYTGTGFRPVKSVANASVSGHGTNVIQGLAVSLESTALPALTIIVGIVAAFQLAGLFGIAIATTTMLGVAGMIVALDAFGPVTDNAGGIAEMAGLPSDVRVSTDALDAVGNTTKAVTKGYAIGSAGLGALVLFAAYVEDLKHFSAEAAPGSFFHGMGAVAFDLSNPYVVVGLLFGGALPFLFGGMSMTAVGRAAEAVVAEVRRQFRENPGIMTFETKPEYGKAVDILTSAAIREMIVPSLLPVLSPIVLFVVVLFIQPDKANAFAALGAMLMGVIVTGLFVAISMTSGGGAWDNAKKLIEEGFTDKNGVVHGKGSEAHKAAVTGDTVGDPYKDTSGPAVNPMIKITNIVALLLLAVLASGKIV
- the bamE gene encoding outer membrane protein assembly factor BamE, whose protein sequence is MPRITPIFAAVALAAAAGACAPVVATQGFQAIDAKPQDVVAGTDTRETVLARLGSPSTTSTFEPDTVWYYLTQTTERYTYNKPQVSQRSVTEITFNKADGKVAAVRTLGLEDGRQIAMERRETPTRGRQLTILEQLLGNVGRGQLPRTEEDVPGQRRPD